Proteins from one Leptospira bourretii genomic window:
- a CDS encoding MBOAT family O-acyltransferase, which translates to MFKYFYFVWALVFQLTGNIFFAPETIQNLLQSQFGFESITLPLAISFYTFQMVAYTIDIKRGNAEENPNFFQFALFIFFFPQLVAGPIVRHGEFFYQLEVWNAKKEQLFEGYYLVFLGLFKKVVIADNLSPVIEPIFQNPDQFDGFTNLVAWFGYAARVYCDFSGYTDLARGLGKLLGINLPENFHAPYLSRSVREIWTRWHMTLATWIKDYIYFPLGGSRVSEYRGYLNLIVTFTLAGFWHGANFTFIIWGFLHGFLLCVERKIELIRKPDKNAILPKWKQVLGMIYAFSFFVFTLAFFNAPTVQKSLVMIAKVFSAGSGERTNKLEVIAYCLALTFLLNYLQTKPSFPRENWSTKTSVSFLLLFSLVVTILLGYLAPGGTEFIYFQF; encoded by the coding sequence TTGTTCAAGTATTTCTATTTTGTTTGGGCGCTTGTTTTCCAGCTCACAGGTAACATTTTTTTTGCTCCCGAAACCATCCAAAACTTACTACAATCGCAGTTTGGATTTGAATCGATTACCCTTCCATTGGCCATCAGTTTTTATACCTTTCAAATGGTTGCTTATACCATTGATATCAAAAGAGGAAATGCTGAAGAGAATCCAAACTTTTTTCAGTTTGCGCTGTTTATCTTTTTCTTTCCACAACTAGTTGCAGGTCCTATCGTAAGGCATGGAGAATTTTTTTACCAATTAGAAGTTTGGAATGCAAAAAAAGAACAATTATTTGAAGGCTACTATCTAGTATTTCTTGGATTATTTAAGAAGGTCGTAATTGCCGATAATCTTTCGCCTGTCATCGAACCAATTTTTCAGAATCCTGATCAGTTTGATGGTTTTACTAATCTTGTGGCTTGGTTCGGATATGCGGCAAGGGTATATTGTGATTTTAGCGGCTATACTGATTTGGCAAGAGGTCTTGGGAAACTTTTAGGAATTAATTTACCAGAGAATTTTCATGCACCATATTTATCCAGATCTGTTAGGGAAATATGGACTCGTTGGCATATGACTCTTGCCACTTGGATCAAAGATTATATTTACTTTCCATTAGGTGGTTCTCGTGTTTCCGAATATCGCGGATACCTGAATTTGATTGTTACGTTTACACTGGCAGGATTTTGGCATGGGGCCAATTTTACTTTTATCATTTGGGGGTTTTTGCATGGTTTTCTCCTTTGTGTAGAACGAAAAATTGAATTAATCCGCAAACCAGATAAGAACGCAATTCTCCCCAAATGGAAACAAGTATTGGGAATGATTTATGCATTTTCCTTTTTTGTTTTTACACTTGCTTTCTTTAATGCACCAACTGTACAAAAATCATTAGTTATGATTGCTAAGGTTTTTAGTGCTGGATCTGGAGAACGAACGAACAAACTAGAAGTTATCGCATATTGTTTGGCTCTTACTTTTTTACTCAACTATTTACAAACGAAACCAAGTTTTCCTAGAGAGAATTGGTCAACCAAAACTTCCGTTAGTTTTCTGTTGTTATTTTCATTGGTTGTTACCATCTTATTGGGTTATTTAGCACCAGGAGGAACGGAATTTATCTACTTCCAATTTTAA
- a CDS encoding class I SAM-dependent rRNA methyltransferase — protein MVIRLKKNKEKAVLNFHPWIFSGAIASEEKGLPSGSIVRVESSSGVFLAWGHYDPKSQIRIRLFSFDELKNGSDEAYWIKKWNAIYQSKRSLLPKETTGFRLFHSEGDGVPGVVVDCYHETAVMQLKTPGAIGLSESLVSFLSQKGFKTILERREKSDDKVGGDSIFHKGTETEPEFKEHGIKFIADITKGQKTGFFLDQRDNRALVSRYAKDRIVLNTFAYSGAFSVYALLAEAKSVHSLDISKQAIELCERNLELNGINLKQQSEKHKSLVLDSFDYLKTMDSNFYDLIILDPPAFTKSISTVNQASRGYKDINMRAMSKIKTGGLIFTFSCSQHISFDLFKKIVFGAAKDAKKRVRILHHLTQSPDHAYSVFHPEGEYLKGLVIQVDGDI, from the coding sequence ATGGTCATTCGATTAAAAAAGAATAAAGAAAAAGCAGTATTAAATTTTCATCCTTGGATATTTTCGGGCGCCATAGCTTCGGAAGAAAAGGGATTGCCTTCCGGTTCCATTGTACGAGTGGAATCATCATCAGGTGTTTTTTTAGCCTGGGGACATTATGATCCCAAAAGCCAAATTCGCATTCGTTTGTTCTCTTTTGATGAATTGAAAAATGGAAGTGATGAAGCATATTGGATAAAAAAATGGAACGCAATTTATCAATCCAAAAGATCTCTTCTCCCCAAGGAGACAACTGGATTTCGTCTTTTTCATTCAGAAGGCGATGGTGTACCTGGTGTGGTTGTCGATTGTTACCATGAAACAGCCGTTATGCAACTAAAAACACCAGGGGCTATCGGTTTATCTGAATCTTTGGTTTCATTTTTATCTCAAAAAGGTTTCAAAACTATTTTAGAAAGACGTGAAAAATCAGATGATAAAGTTGGCGGAGATTCTATTTTCCATAAAGGAACAGAAACAGAACCTGAATTTAAAGAACATGGAATTAAGTTTATTGCTGACATTACGAAGGGACAAAAAACAGGATTTTTTTTAGACCAGAGAGACAATCGGGCATTGGTATCTCGTTATGCAAAGGATCGTATAGTTTTAAATACCTTTGCCTATTCTGGAGCTTTTTCTGTTTATGCATTGTTAGCTGAAGCAAAATCAGTTCATAGTTTAGATATATCGAAACAGGCAATTGAACTTTGTGAAAGAAATTTAGAACTAAATGGAATTAATTTAAAACAGCAGTCAGAAAAACACAAAAGTTTGGTTTTGGATAGTTTCGATTATCTAAAGACTATGGATTCCAATTTTTATGATTTAATCATTTTGGATCCTCCGGCGTTTACGAAAAGTATCAGTACAGTCAACCAGGCAAGCCGAGGTTACAAGGACATCAATATGAGGGCCATGTCCAAAATAAAAACGGGAGGACTCATTTTTACTTTTTCTTGTTCACAGCATATTTCCTTTGATCTTTTCAAAAAAATTGTTTTCGGTGCCGCAAAGGATGCCAAAAAGAGAGTTAGAATTTTGCACCATCTTACCCAAAGCCCGGACCACGCATATTCTGTCTTTCATCCGGAAGGAGAATACCTAAAGGGGCTTGTGATTCAGGTTGATGGGGATATATGA
- a CDS encoding SpoIIE family protein phosphatase translates to MNVQVRLYMIKSILIFLVFSFSLLHSQTLPNSTTKTYENDIVSLDTNQNDPDSFWYMIEEDLSEEKIQSITESNFKTKEWKQIAVPGNLYQNKEHYAAKKTVTLAKWVQFPLDSSKQLSFRLGVINDRDRTYLNGKLIGQTGEWNATEPQAYDKLRFYNIPSQLIQYGKKNLLLIRIQPYFGNSGGIEQDETLLGPTDKVNARFFKDEFIKLLFLTIYSTVGGYFLFLFIRRRKDRENLFFALFSFSFVIYNFLRNQLKYEFEFSFLEMKKLEYMTILLLIPFMYHFLRTLFEEKYHILGKILDGIQLVCFIYFALTHNIETFSFLLTNFIQPTWVLYVILIFAILFKNLKKKERRAFYITIGLTIVLFAAVVDTATNRNYWVFPRIMGYTFLVFNISLAIILANSFVKLNEEVEDLNKNLEKKVEERTDALNESLNQLQILKEKQDGDYFLTSLLIHPLARIDNQIPEIHIETYVNQKKKFQFRGKDGEIGGDICIVGTVHLELGEYTVFANGDAMGKSIQGAGGALVLGVVFQAVLSRAKSSYTKSRPPELWLKDLYVELQSVFVSFDGSMLSSVVLGMVAKDGFVYYINAEHPWSILYRDGVASFIETELSMRKLGFPKNDHYFQIKTFALEPGDTLLIGSDGRDDIGFIKEENGTRIINEDETLILRFVERSKSDINNLVYEIETNGEITDDLSFLKIEYSPKNRRMSLPDFVKKEYIEIKTKAKQGKYEFALEQLETLMEKFPHPNFYAFAGKLYYQLKNWGEAIRNFKLATNENPNREDYLYLTAKTLFKNNQTQEAVIWSERLFLRNKFHKQNTKLFLHLLDLTKNIDKKEFYLEFLTAEKV, encoded by the coding sequence ATGAACGTTCAAGTTCGTTTATATATGATAAAATCGATTCTCATTTTTCTTGTCTTTTCTTTTTCCCTACTCCACTCCCAAACATTACCAAATTCTACTACAAAAACCTATGAAAATGATATTGTTTCACTCGATACCAATCAAAACGATCCCGATTCATTTTGGTATATGATTGAAGAGGATTTGAGCGAAGAAAAAATCCAATCCATTACAGAGTCAAATTTCAAAACGAAAGAATGGAAACAAATCGCAGTTCCAGGAAATCTTTATCAAAATAAAGAACACTATGCAGCAAAAAAAACTGTCACACTTGCAAAATGGGTTCAGTTTCCACTGGATTCATCGAAACAATTAAGTTTTCGACTAGGAGTGATCAATGACAGGGACCGGACGTATTTAAACGGGAAATTGATAGGTCAAACAGGAGAATGGAATGCAACGGAACCACAAGCATATGACAAGTTACGATTCTACAATATTCCCTCTCAACTCATTCAGTATGGGAAAAAAAATCTTTTATTAATTAGAATCCAACCTTATTTCGGGAACTCCGGTGGGATCGAACAAGATGAGACCCTACTTGGACCCACAGATAAAGTCAATGCACGGTTTTTTAAAGACGAATTTATTAAGTTACTATTTCTGACGATTTACTCTACAGTCGGAGGTTACTTTCTCTTTTTGTTTATTCGAAGAAGAAAAGATAGGGAAAACTTGTTTTTTGCATTATTTTCCTTCTCGTTCGTCATTTATAATTTTTTAAGAAACCAACTTAAGTACGAATTTGAATTTTCATTTTTAGAAATGAAAAAATTAGAATACATGACAATTCTATTACTCATACCATTCATGTATCATTTTCTTCGCACCTTATTCGAAGAAAAATACCATATCCTTGGTAAAATTTTAGATGGAATTCAACTTGTTTGTTTTATCTATTTTGCACTGACTCATAACATAGAAACATTTAGTTTTTTACTGACTAACTTCATCCAACCAACCTGGGTTTTATATGTTATACTAATTTTTGCGATTCTTTTCAAAAACCTAAAGAAAAAAGAAAGGAGAGCATTTTATATTACCATCGGGCTTACGATCGTTCTTTTTGCAGCAGTCGTTGACACAGCCACTAATCGTAATTACTGGGTGTTCCCACGAATTATGGGATATACATTTCTTGTTTTCAATATCTCTCTTGCGATCATTCTCGCAAATTCATTTGTAAAACTAAATGAGGAAGTAGAAGATTTAAATAAAAACTTAGAAAAAAAAGTAGAGGAAAGAACTGACGCGTTAAATGAATCACTAAACCAATTACAAATTTTAAAAGAAAAACAAGATGGTGATTACTTTTTAACATCCCTTCTCATCCATCCACTTGCGCGCATCGACAACCAAATTCCAGAAATACATATCGAAACATATGTGAACCAAAAGAAAAAATTTCAATTTCGAGGCAAAGACGGAGAAATTGGCGGCGATATCTGTATTGTTGGTACTGTGCATTTGGAATTGGGAGAATATACTGTTTTTGCCAATGGAGATGCTATGGGAAAATCAATCCAAGGTGCAGGCGGCGCTTTGGTCTTAGGCGTTGTATTCCAAGCAGTACTTTCCCGAGCAAAATCAAGTTATACTAAATCAAGACCACCAGAACTTTGGCTAAAAGATTTATACGTGGAACTACAATCTGTATTTGTTAGTTTTGATGGATCAATGTTGTCCAGTGTTGTCCTTGGGATGGTCGCAAAAGATGGATTTGTTTACTATATCAACGCAGAACATCCTTGGAGTATTCTCTATAGAGATGGAGTTGCTTCATTTATTGAAACAGAACTTTCTATGAGAAAACTCGGCTTTCCCAAAAACGACCATTACTTTCAAATCAAAACCTTTGCGCTAGAACCAGGAGATACTTTACTCATTGGTTCAGATGGAAGAGATGACATCGGTTTTATCAAAGAGGAAAACGGCACAAGAATTATCAACGAAGATGAAACATTAATTCTACGTTTTGTGGAACGTTCTAAGTCAGATATCAATAATTTGGTTTATGAAATCGAAACAAATGGAGAAATCACTGATGACCTATCATTTCTAAAAATAGAATATTCTCCAAAAAACAGAAGGATGTCACTCCCTGACTTTGTCAAAAAAGAATATATAGAAATCAAAACGAAAGCAAAACAAGGGAAATATGAATTTGCATTGGAACAATTAGAAACTCTTATGGAAAAATTCCCTCATCCAAATTTCTATGCATTTGCAGGGAAATTGTATTATCAGTTGAAAAATTGGGGAGAAGCCATTCGGAATTTTAAACTGGCAACAAATGAAAATCCCAACAGAGAAGACTATCTCTATCTGACAGCTAAGACCTTATTCAAAAACAATCAAACACAAGAAGCTGTGATTTGGAGCGAACGACTGTTTTTACGAAATAAGTTTCACAAGCAGAATACAAAATTGTTTCTGCATCTGCTTGATTTAACAAAGAATATAGACAAAAAAGAGTTTTATTTAGAATTTTTAACCGCGGAAAAAGTATAA
- a CDS encoding undecaprenyl-diphosphate phosphatase, with protein MDNTLNAFLRGIIEAATEFLPVSSTGHLFLFSYFFPFENLTIDHEAFEDLFDIFIQTGAILSVVVLYFRVLWKHTKTAVQFVTKTSDDKSGLEFYRNLIVGILPILILGFLFKNILDQIKMRPDLLLILGLSWFVGGLVMVFVELKHYDEGDGRIIGMKESILVGLFQCFALIPGVSRSAATIITARTLGVSKKDSAEFSFFLAIPVLTLAGIYKLYKHRAILNSETIGLLFFGSIVSFVICYFIIRLFMAFIRRRSFLSFGIYRILLGLLVVLYFFRG; from the coding sequence ATGGACAATACTTTAAATGCGTTTCTCCGTGGCATCATTGAAGCTGCCACGGAATTCCTTCCCGTTTCCTCTACAGGACATCTTTTTCTTTTTAGTTACTTTTTTCCTTTTGAAAACCTTACAATTGATCATGAAGCCTTTGAGGATTTGTTTGATATATTCATTCAAACAGGTGCAATACTTTCTGTTGTAGTTTTGTATTTCAGAGTTTTATGGAAACATACGAAAACTGCCGTTCAATTTGTAACCAAAACTTCTGATGATAAATCAGGATTAGAATTCTATCGCAATTTAATTGTTGGGATCCTTCCTATCCTCATTCTTGGTTTTTTGTTTAAAAACATATTAGACCAAATTAAAATGAGACCTGATCTTCTGTTAATCCTTGGACTTTCTTGGTTTGTGGGAGGTCTTGTGATGGTGTTTGTAGAATTAAAACATTATGACGAAGGGGATGGTCGGATCATTGGGATGAAGGAGTCCATACTTGTTGGTCTTTTTCAATGTTTCGCTTTGATACCTGGTGTTTCAAGGTCAGCAGCAACCATCATCACTGCAAGGACTCTTGGTGTTTCGAAAAAAGACTCTGCTGAGTTTTCTTTTTTTCTTGCGATTCCCGTCCTAACTCTTGCAGGTATTTATAAACTTTATAAACACAGAGCGATTTTGAATTCGGAGACCATTGGCCTTCTTTTTTTTGGTAGCATAGTTTCTTTTGTAATTTGTTACTTTATCATTCGATTGTTTATGGCATTTATCCGCAGAAGGAGTTTTTTGTCCTTCGGAATCTATCGAATTCTACTTGGACTCCTTGTTGTTTTATACTTTTTCCGCGGTTAA
- a CDS encoding lipoprotein LipL31 has protein sequence MTKILPLFVFLASLFLVQCSDSSPVIETLDNHKITVKDFEAAYDTALDSISRLQNIEKKTLLEFIEKDINEVPQNFQDLNYQLQKKNFYQTYRQMIMTRLVAEKNGYISRPDVAEVIKQVEMQTIAQMYVSEQVEKKIQITDEQAKAECERLRGLDRNIANLTIDKCLTFAKAQIKQLQTREQLPLVVERIKEEVTIKRNDKFDLDAYLAPKKKVEEPADKK, from the coding sequence ATGACTAAAATCCTTCCTTTGTTTGTTTTTTTGGCATCTCTTTTCCTCGTTCAGTGTTCGGACTCCTCTCCGGTCATCGAAACTTTGGATAACCATAAAATTACCGTAAAAGACTTTGAAGCAGCTTACGATACAGCTCTCGATTCGATCAGTCGTTTGCAAAATATCGAAAAGAAAACTCTTTTGGAATTCATTGAAAAAGACATCAATGAGGTTCCTCAAAACTTTCAAGATTTGAACTACCAACTTCAAAAGAAGAACTTCTATCAAACTTACCGCCAAATGATCATGACTCGACTTGTTGCTGAGAAAAATGGATACATTTCTCGTCCAGATGTTGCAGAAGTGATTAAACAAGTGGAAATGCAAACCATTGCTCAAATGTATGTTTCGGAACAAGTGGAGAAAAAAATCCAAATCACTGACGAACAAGCAAAAGCAGAATGTGAGAGACTTCGTGGTTTGGATCGAAATATTGCAAACCTAACAATCGATAAATGCCTCACTTTTGCAAAAGCACAAATCAAACAATTACAAACAAGAGAGCAACTTCCTCTGGTAGTCGAAAGAATCAAAGAAGAAGTTACCATCAAACGTAATGATAAATTTGACTTAGATGCATACCTTGCACCAAAGAAAAAAGTGGAAGAACCAGCTGACAAAAAATAA
- the mfd gene encoding transcription-repair coupling factor has protein sequence MSKEIEDRKFNPKLVLSEIKTTLVNLSGIPESAHSFVTGSLYETLNSDSTFLVVLPTNQDAESFSRELLSFLPQEEIFYFPGPENIPYEYTKWQMEWKRDRILTINRILSGNRCLVVTSVSALLRKLPVKDSLKGKSITLKLGKDFPLDRLLSDLVNLGYHREEVCEQFGHFSLKGGILDIYTPYLANPVRIDFFGDTVDEIRTFDPNTQKSIAKIQEIVITAANETIVSREEKTKYQEILVSHKERRLPIDSELEIIEEHLPLIRNHEGFLNFFPKKPIVIFPRFFDTKERSYGMEREYNTLFEKKKEEALCLKPEDLLSFGEEWNTLISEETPGIRFSLLPDHQKNFSYEPITEVRGFRGKIREAKEYFLELLNEDPKNKIFITSSFSAQMMRLKGLFSENELETVHSESEEPRPLPLNSVKPGIHLVISDLKRGFHVLEDNTYIFTDNDLFGRQYKRKTRYKKQASQMIESFIDLKEGDYVVHVNHGVGRFVKIERTKADGKERDFLKLEYAGGDSLFVPLDQISLVQKYIGGTDTPKLDTLGKNSWKKAKDRVQESVDKLAEELVLLYSNRMKLNGFAFPPDTIWQEEFEAAFEFEETPDQISAIESVKQDLESARPMDRLVCGDVGYGKTEVAIRAAFKVIMAGKQVMLLTPTTILSLQHFNTFKQRYENYPVKIAFVSRFRSAAEIREDLKNFSEGKIDMLIGTHAILSSKVKPKNLGLLIIDEEQKFGVTHKEAIKKFKNLVDVLTLTATPIPRTLHMALTGIRELSIISTAPKNRQSVETYVLEEDDTLIQEAIRKEIERGGQVFYLYNRVESIEEEAAYIRSLVPEVSVGILHGQLTEDEIEETLVDFYEKKYDILVTTTIIESGIDMPNVNTLIVKRADMFGLSQLYQIRGRVGRSDRKAYAYMFYPSKKLMTELAEKRLNTIFEYQELGSGFKVAMRDLEIRGAGNLLGKEQSGDIMEVGFDLYVKMLEEAISRIKGEEIRVEVRTAVNLKTNFYLPDDYIPDTKQKIEFYKRFEGSANLDEIEELSLEMEDRFGELPQIAKTFVELEKIRTLASNLGFEFVTEKPEEILFKCGTYFRGNPDRVIQAMAKFKGLLISPQEPSVLRYTIPEREDLQKIKKLLSLLEFLAA, from the coding sequence ATGTCCAAAGAAATCGAAGATCGAAAATTTAATCCGAAACTTGTATTATCTGAAATAAAGACTACCTTAGTCAATTTGAGTGGGATTCCAGAATCGGCTCATTCTTTTGTGACAGGTTCTTTGTATGAAACACTTAACTCTGATTCTACTTTTTTAGTTGTACTACCGACTAATCAAGATGCAGAGAGTTTTTCTAGAGAACTTTTGAGTTTTTTACCACAAGAGGAAATCTTTTATTTTCCTGGTCCAGAAAATATTCCTTATGAGTATACAAAATGGCAAATGGAATGGAAACGTGATAGGATTCTTACCATCAATCGTATTTTGTCAGGAAATCGTTGTTTGGTGGTCACTTCAGTTTCTGCTCTTCTTAGAAAACTTCCGGTAAAAGATAGTTTAAAAGGAAAATCCATTACATTAAAATTGGGAAAAGATTTTCCTTTAGATCGATTATTATCCGATTTGGTCAATTTAGGATACCATAGGGAAGAGGTTTGCGAACAGTTTGGTCATTTTAGTTTAAAGGGTGGAATTTTAGATATTTACACTCCTTATTTGGCAAACCCTGTGCGGATCGATTTTTTCGGCGATACAGTGGATGAAATTCGAACCTTCGATCCCAATACCCAAAAGTCCATTGCAAAAATTCAAGAAATTGTCATTACGGCAGCAAACGAAACCATTGTGAGTCGAGAAGAGAAAACAAAATACCAGGAGATTTTGGTTTCCCATAAAGAGAGACGCCTTCCCATCGACTCGGAATTAGAAATTATCGAGGAACATCTTCCGCTGATTCGAAATCACGAAGGTTTTCTAAACTTCTTTCCTAAGAAACCAATTGTCATTTTTCCTAGATTTTTTGATACGAAAGAGCGTTCTTATGGAATGGAAAGAGAATACAACACTCTTTTCGAAAAGAAAAAAGAAGAAGCCCTCTGTTTAAAACCAGAAGATTTACTTTCCTTTGGAGAGGAGTGGAATACACTTATTTCTGAGGAAACTCCAGGGATTCGATTTTCGCTTTTACCAGACCACCAGAAAAATTTTTCTTATGAACCTATTACTGAAGTTAGGGGTTTTCGTGGTAAGATTCGTGAGGCTAAAGAGTATTTTTTAGAGTTATTAAACGAAGATCCCAAAAATAAAATTTTCATTACATCTTCCTTTTCTGCTCAGATGATGCGATTAAAAGGATTATTTTCTGAAAACGAATTAGAAACTGTTCATTCCGAATCGGAAGAACCAAGACCCCTTCCACTTAATTCAGTCAAACCTGGAATTCACTTAGTGATTTCAGACCTAAAACGTGGGTTTCATGTTTTAGAGGATAATACCTATATTTTTACTGATAATGATTTATTCGGGCGTCAGTACAAACGAAAAACTCGTTATAAAAAACAAGCCTCCCAGATGATTGAATCTTTCATTGATTTGAAAGAAGGCGACTATGTAGTGCATGTCAATCATGGTGTGGGCCGATTTGTCAAAATTGAAAGAACAAAAGCAGACGGAAAAGAAAGAGACTTCTTAAAATTAGAATATGCAGGTGGGGATAGTTTATTTGTTCCCCTCGATCAAATTTCGTTAGTTCAAAAATATATTGGCGGTACAGATACACCAAAACTCGACACTCTCGGAAAAAATTCTTGGAAAAAAGCAAAGGATCGAGTTCAGGAATCTGTTGATAAACTTGCCGAAGAACTAGTGTTACTTTATTCGAATCGAATGAAATTGAATGGTTTTGCATTTCCACCTGATACCATTTGGCAGGAAGAATTTGAAGCTGCCTTTGAATTTGAAGAAACCCCTGATCAAATTTCTGCAATTGAATCGGTAAAACAAGATTTAGAATCTGCAAGGCCAATGGATCGTTTGGTCTGCGGTGACGTTGGATACGGGAAAACAGAAGTTGCGATTCGTGCGGCATTCAAGGTAATTATGGCTGGGAAACAAGTAATGCTTCTCACTCCCACAACCATCCTTTCCTTACAACATTTTAATACTTTCAAACAAAGATATGAGAACTACCCAGTAAAAATTGCCTTTGTCTCTCGTTTTCGCTCTGCCGCTGAGATTCGAGAAGATCTAAAGAATTTTTCAGAAGGTAAAATTGACATGCTCATAGGAACTCATGCTATTTTGTCTTCAAAGGTAAAACCAAAAAACTTAGGTCTATTGATTATCGACGAAGAACAGAAGTTTGGTGTCACTCACAAAGAGGCGATTAAAAAATTCAAAAACCTTGTGGATGTTTTGACCTTAACAGCAACTCCTATCCCGAGAACTTTGCATATGGCTCTCACTGGAATTCGTGAACTTTCAATAATTTCGACTGCACCAAAAAATAGACAGAGTGTCGAAACATATGTTTTGGAAGAAGATGACACTCTCATTCAAGAAGCGATTCGGAAAGAAATAGAAAGAGGTGGGCAAGTTTTTTATCTTTATAATCGGGTAGAATCGATTGAGGAAGAAGCCGCTTATATTCGTTCTTTGGTTCCGGAAGTTTCTGTTGGTATTCTTCACGGTCAGTTGACCGAAGATGAAATCGAAGAAACCTTAGTCGATTTTTATGAAAAAAAATATGATATTTTAGTCACAACAACAATCATTGAATCAGGAATTGATATGCCCAATGTCAATACTCTGATTGTAAAACGGGCAGATATGTTTGGTCTTTCCCAGTTATATCAGATTCGGGGACGTGTTGGTCGCTCTGATAGAAAAGCCTATGCCTATATGTTTTATCCATCTAAAAAGCTGATGACTGAACTTGCAGAAAAGAGGCTTAATACAATTTTCGAATACCAAGAGTTAGGTTCTGGTTTTAAGGTCGCTATGCGTGATTTAGAAATCCGTGGTGCAGGGAATCTTTTGGGGAAAGAACAATCCGGTGATATCATGGAAGTCGGTTTTGATCTATACGTCAAAATGTTAGAAGAGGCGATTTCACGAATCAAAGGTGAAGAAATACGAGTGGAAGTTCGTACAGCTGTCAATTTGAAAACAAACTTCTATCTACCAGATGATTATATCCCGGATACAAAACAGAAAATTGAGTTTTACAAACGTTTTGAAGGATCTGCGAATTTGGATGAAATCGAGGAACTTTCCCTTGAGATGGAAGACCGATTTGGGGAACTGCCTCAAATTGCAAAGACCTTCGTGGAATTGGAAAAAATCCGCACCTTGGCTTCCAATTTAGGTTTCGAATTTGTGACGGAAAAACCAGAAGAGATTTTATTCAAATGTGGAACGTATTTTCGGGGAAATCCTGACCGTGTGATCCAAGCCATGGCCAAGTTCAAAGGTTTGCTCATTTCGCCTCAAGAGCCATCTGTATTGCGTTATACGATTCCGGAGCGCGAAGATCTACAAAAAATCAAAAAACTGCTCTCTCTTTTGGAATTTTTAGCCGCTTAA
- the panC gene encoding pantoate--beta-alanine ligase, with protein MIVISNIPELKKQIGIWKREGSSIGFCPTMGSLHSGHMDLVETSKKKTDKTIVSIFVNPTQFNDPKDFENYPVNTKTDLKLCEERGVDLVFLPEVKTIYPDTKTPIQMSIPTLQKHLCGRTRPGHFEGVLQIVSKLFHLIEPTTVFFGLKDYQQFRVISAMVENLNFPLEVVGVPTRREPDGLAMSSRNVRLNPKDRETASLIPRMFALAEKTVFGGERNLPLWKEILRDFLLTGSSVRIDYLEVVDPIDLQPIEKMEGEVLLALAVFVGDVRLIDNQIIKIPNET; from the coding sequence GTGATCGTTATATCTAACATTCCAGAACTAAAGAAACAAATTGGAATATGGAAAAGGGAAGGATCCTCCATTGGTTTTTGTCCTACCATGGGAAGTTTGCATTCAGGTCATATGGATTTGGTAGAAACTTCGAAGAAAAAAACAGATAAAACCATTGTATCAATTTTCGTAAATCCCACTCAGTTTAATGATCCAAAGGATTTTGAGAATTATCCGGTGAATACAAAAACCGATTTGAAGTTATGCGAAGAAAGGGGAGTGGATTTGGTTTTTTTACCCGAAGTCAAAACCATTTATCCGGATACTAAAACTCCAATCCAAATGAGTATCCCAACATTACAAAAACACCTTTGTGGGCGCACAAGGCCTGGTCATTTTGAAGGTGTATTACAAATTGTTTCGAAACTATTCCATTTAATCGAACCTACGACTGTTTTTTTTGGCCTGAAGGACTACCAACAATTCCGGGTGATTTCTGCCATGGTCGAAAATCTTAATTTTCCTTTGGAAGTGGTTGGCGTTCCCACGCGAAGGGAGCCGGATGGGCTCGCAATGAGTTCTCGTAATGTTCGTCTGAACCCTAAAGACAGGGAAACAGCAAGTCTCATTCCAAGAATGTTTGCCTTGGCTGAAAAAACTGTTTTTGGTGGAGAACGGAACCTTCCTCTTTGGAAAGAAATTCTGAGGGATTTTTTGCTCACAGGAAGTTCAGTTCGTATTGATTATTTAGAAGTCGTAGATCCAATTGATCTCCAACCGATTGAAAAAATGGAAGGAGAAGTGCTTCTCGCATTGGCTGTGTTTGTTGGTGATGTTCGTCTCATCGACAATCAGATAATTAAAATTCCAAATGAAACTTAA